The following coding sequences are from one Gadus morhua chromosome 10, gadMor3.0, whole genome shotgun sequence window:
- the LOC115552168 gene encoding protocadherin gamma-A5-like produces the protein MALRHKGWECCFSCRSEIWIIFLYFCFIFNLASCQIRYSIPEEMKKGSLIGNVAQDLGLDLKRLRSGRARILTGESPQYADLKTDKGILVVNERMDREQLCGDVTPCSLSFELILENPIELHRVTLEILDINDHTPSFKNKNLNLEISESATLGTPFDLESAEDPDVGHNSLQNYVLTANEHFVLKQQSNMDGSIFAEMILQKPLDREMNPHLSLKLIAVDGGTPQKSGTVHIEITVLDANDNAPVFNQSVYRATLIENAPIGTYITTVNASDADAGPYGMVTYYFSNLKGGLADLFNIDVASGKISVTGKIDFEKDRKYELRVAAKDQGGLNNGSKLIIDVMDVNDNAPVINVMSFSSPVSEDALTGTTIAVINVKDSDSEKNGKITCSIDSKLPFKIQSSLTNYYNLLSDVVFDRETTSEYNITITATDSGSPPLSSATTLRLVISDVNDNAPIFTRKSYSAHVVENNEPGVSIFTVSARDVDWNQNARVSYLLEDTQVSGSPASTHVSINSETGVLYAARSFDYEQIKALQLVVKAQDGGSPPLSSNVSVKILIQDQNDNAPQVLYPVQTGGSLVAEMVPRSADVGYLVTKVVAVDVDSGQNAWLSYKLQKATDRALFEVGLQNGEIRTIRQVTDKDAVKQRLTVIVEDNGQPSRSATVIVNVAVADSFPEVLSEFTDFTHDKEYNDNLTFYLVLALAVVSFLFITCLVVIISVKIYRWRQSRILYHSSLPVIPYYPPRYSDTLGTGTLQHVYNYEVCRTTDSRKSDCKVGNAGSQNVLIMDPSSTGTMQRIQSEKSILDEPDSPLEVSSIRTTSHVVVQECLF, from the coding sequence ATGGCGTTACGCCACAAAGGATGGGAATGTTGCTTTTCATGTCGGAGTGAAATATGGATTATTTTTCTATATTTCTGTTTCATTTTCAACCTCGCCAGTTGCCAGATCCGGTATTCTATTCCGGAGGAGATGAAAAAGGGGTCTCTTATCGGCAACGTTGCGCAGGACTTAGGGTTGGATCTGAAAAGGCTTCGTTCAGGCCGAGCAAGAATCTTGACGGGAGAAAGCCCTCAATACGCCGATCTGAAGACAGACAAAGGGATTCTAGTCGTGAATGAGAGGATGGACCGAGAACAGCTCTGTGGCGACGTTACACCTTGTAGCTTGAGCTTCGAACTCATTTTAGAAAATCCAATTGAACTGCATCGTGTTACACTTGAAATACTGGACATCAACGACCATACTCcttcttttaaaaataaaaacttgaaTCTGGAAATAAGCGAATCGGCAACATTGGGCACTCCGTTTGATTTAGAGAGTGCAGAGGATCCTGATGTAGGGCATAACAGTTTGCAAAATTATGTGCTTACAGCTAATGAACATTTTGTTCTCAAACAACAATCAAACATGGATGGAAGTATATTTGCAGAAATGATTCTCCAGAAACCGTTAGACAGAGAAATGAATCCTCATCTCTCGTTAAAACTAATCGCAGTTGACGGTGGAACTCCACAGAAATCTGGTACAGTACATATAGAAATTACGGTTCTGGATGCCAATGATAATGCTCCTGTGTTTAATCAGTCTGTGTACAGGGCTACATTAATAGAGAATGCACCCATTGGGACCTATATTACAACTGTCAATGCTTCAGACGCTGATGCTGGCCCCTATGGTATGGTAACTTACTATTTCTCTAACTTAAAGGGTGGCTTGGCTGATTTGTTTAATATTGATGTTGCATCAGGTAAAATATCGGTTACTGGTAAAATCGACTTTGAAAAAGATAGAAAATATGAATTAAGAGTCGCAGCGAAAGATCAGGGGGGACTGAATAACGGGAGTAAATTAATCATCGATGTAATGGACGTCAATGATAACGCTCCAGTAATTAATGTGATGTCATTCTCTAGCCCTGTTTCAGAAGACGCCCTTACTGGGACCACAATAGCTGTAATCAATGTAAAAGATTCGGATTCAGAGAAAAATGGAAAGATAACATGTTCAATTGATTCCAAACTCCCGTTTAAAATACAGTCATCCTTAACAAATTATTACAACCTGCTCTCAGATGTAGTTTTTGACCGTGAAACAACGTCAGAATACAACATAACCATCACCGCCACAGATTCAGGCTCTCCACCCTTATCCAGTGCAACAACTTTAAGGCTCGTTATTTCTGATGTGAACGACAATGCACCAATATTCACCAGAAAGAGCTATTCAGCTCATGTTGTAGAGAACAATGAGCCAGGGGTCTCAATATTCACTGTCAGTGCTCGAGACGTAGACTGGAATCAGAATGCCAGAGTGTCGTATCTTCTGGAGGACACGCAAGTCAGTGGTAGTCCAGCCTCTACTCATGTTTCTATCAACTCTGAAACTGGAGTTCTGTATGCAGCGCGCTCTTTTGACTATGAACAAATTAAAGCACTGCAGCTAGTTGTTAAAGCTCAAGATGGAGGCTCTCCTCCCCTAAGTAGTAATGTGAGTGTGAAAATACTGATCCAGGACCAGAACGACAACGCCCCTCAGGTTCTGTATCCAGTCCAGACTGGTGGTTCTCTGGTGGCTGAAATGGTGCCTCGTTCAGCAGATGTGGGCTATCTGGTCACTAAAGTGGTAGCTGTTGATGTGGACTCTGGACAGAATGCCTGGCTCTCCTATAAACTACAGAAAGCCACAGACAGGGCGCTGTTTGAAGTGGGCTTACAGAATGGAGAAATAAGAACTATCCGCCAAGTCACTGATAAAGATGCTGTGAAACAAAGACTGACTGTTATAGTGGAGGACAACGGACAGCCTTCTCGTTCAGCTACAGTCATTGTTAACGTGGCGGTGGCGGACAGCTTCCCTGAAGTGCTCTCGGAGTTCACTGACTTTACACACGACAAGGAGTACAATGACAACCTGACTTTTTACTTGGTCTTGGCTTTGGCTGTGGtttcctttctcttcatcacgtgTTTAGTGGTGATCATATCAGTGAAAATCTACAGATGGAGACAGTCTCGTATCCTGTATCATTCCAGTCTCCCGGTGATCCCATATTATCCACCACGGTACTCAGACACTTTGGGGACAGGGACTCTCCAGCATGTGTACAATTACGAGGTGTGCAGGACCACTGACTCCAGAAAGAGTGACTGTAAGGTCGGCAACGCTGGTAGTCAGAACGTTCTGATAATGGACCCCAGTTCTACAGGGACCATGCAGCGAATACAGAGTGAAAAGAGCATCCTGGATGAACCAGACTCTCCACTGGAGGTGAGTTCTATCAGAACCACATCACATGTGGTTGTTCAGGAATGTTTATTTTAG
- the LOC115552188 gene encoding protocadherin gamma-A8-like: MEWRTKTLDVLFIFVLSFSYVLNQVSYSIPEEMATGSFVGNIVQDLGLDVKRLKTGKARVYTGGTTEYISLDKERGVLVIKEKIDRESLCGETTPCALHFQIIIETPMELFRVTVEITDINDNTPSFTNNVKRFEISESAIIGSKFVLEKAIDLDIGLNGLQSYSLNPTANFALKLENQADGSKKVDMVLQKSLDREQNEQLSLLLTAMDGGEPQMSGTMQIHITVLDANDNSPVFTKPIYNAKVMENSPKGTKLTTVSATDKDKGSNGDISYLISNSKHRLTELFQVDKKSGEIILIGDIDYEKAKHYQIDIEAVDNGGLSDSSKVIVDVVDTNDNRPYPNIVSKLESIYEDSPPNTVIAMLSITDPDSENNGEVECHLIDKIGIPFKIDSTMNGFYSVVTEVTLDREVASQYNITVTCSDQGVPSLSSSIILGLKISDINDNAPVFDSGSYEAFLVENNAPGISIFTMNARDADWNQNARVSFILEDSSLNGVPVSSYVSISADSGVIHAVRSFDYEQIKDFQFRVKAQDGGSPPLSSNVSVKILIQDQNDNAPQVLYPVQTGGSLVADMVPRSADVGYLVTKVVAVDVDSGQNAWLSYKLQKATDRALFEVGLQNGEIKTIRQVTDKDAVKQRLTVIVEDNGQPSRSATVIVNVAVADSFPEVLSEFTDFAHDKEYNDNLTFYLVLALAVVSFLFITCLVVIISVKIYRWRQSRILYHSSLPVIPYYPPRYSDTLGTGTLQHVYNYEVCRTTDSRKSDCKVGNAGSQNVLIMDPSSTGTMQRIQSEKSILDEPDSPLEVRSDTKF, from the coding sequence ATGGAGTGGAGAACAAAGACGTTGGACGTCTTGTTTATCTTCGTCCTTTCTTTCAGTTACGTGCTCAACCAGGTCAGTTATTCTATTCCCGAAGAAATGGCGACGGGTTCCTTCGTCGGAAATATCGTTCAGGATTTAGGATTGGATGTTAAAAGACTAAAGACCGGGAAGGCTCGTGTGTATACAGGAGGCACTACGGAATACATATCGCTTGATAAAGAAAGAGGAGTCCTTGTCATCAAAGAGAAAATAGACAGAGAATCCTTATGTGGTGAAACTACGCCTTGTGCGCTGCATTTCCAGATAATTATTGAAACCCCGATGGAGTTGTTTCGTGTGACGGTAGAAATTACTGATATAAACGACAATACTCCCAGTTTTACCAACAACGTGAAGCGCTTTGAAATTAGCGAATCTGCAATTATAGGATCGAAATTCGTTTTGGAGAAAGCCATAGATTTAGACATCGGCCTAAATGGCCTCCAAAGCTATTCGCTTAATCCAACTGCTAACTTCGCATTGAAACTAGAAAACCAGGCCGACGGAAGTAAAAAGGTAGATATGGTTTTACAGAAATCTCTTGATCGGGAACAAAACGAACAATTGTCATTGCTGTTGACTGCTATGGATGGAGGAGAGCCGCAAATGTCAGGGACGATGCAGATACACATTACTGTATTAGATGCAAATGACAATTCCCCTGTGTTCACGAAACCGATTTATAATGCCAAAGTAATGGAAAATTCCCCAAAGGGCACCAAATTGACAACTGTAAGTGCAACGGACAAGGACAAAGGTTCAAACGGTGATATATCCTACTTAATTTCGAACAGCAAGCATCGTTTAACCGAGCTATTTCAGGTCGATAAAAAGAGTGGGGAAATTATCTTGATAGGCGATATTGACTATGAAAAAGCTAAGCATTATCAAATTGATATCGAGGCAGTAGACAATGGAGGACTCTCCGACTCAAGTAAAGTGATAGTTGATGTCGTCGACACCAACGACAACCGACCTTATCCAAACATTGTTTCTAAATTAGAATCTATATATGAGGACTCTCCTCCAAACACGGTTATAGCAATGTTGAGCATAACCGACCCAGACTCTGAAAATAACGGGGAGGTGGAATGCCATTTGATCGATAAAATAGGTATTCCGTTTAAGATAGATTCTACAATGAACGGGTTTTACAGCGTGGTAACGGAGGTAACATTAGACAGGGAGGTTGCATCCCAATATAACATCACCGTGACGTGTTCTGACCAGGGAGTACCGTCGCTCTCCAGTAGCATCATTCTCGGCTTAAAGATTTCAGATATAAATGATAACGCTCCAGTTTTCGACAGCGGATCATATGAAGCATTCCTTGTAGAAAACAACGCACCGGGCATTTCGATATTCACTATGAACGCAAGAGACGCAGACTGGAACCAGAACGCTCGTGTCTCTTTTATTCTAGAGGACTCTTCTTTAAACGGCGTGCCCGTCTCCTCCTATGTGTCTATTAGTGCTGACAGTGGAGTTATACATGCAGTCCGATCTTTTGACTACGAGCAGATTAAAGATTTTCAGTTCCGTGTTAAAGCACAAGATGgaggctctcctcccctcagtaGTAACGTGAGTGTGAAAATACTGATCCAGGACCAGAACGACAACGCCCCTCAGGTTCTGTATCCAGTCCAGACTGGTGGTTCTCTGGTGGCTGATATGGTACCTCGTTCAGCAGATGTGGGCTACCTGGTCACTAAAGTGGTGGCTGTTGATGTGGACTCTGGACAGAATGCCTGGCTCTCCTATAAACTACAGAAAGCCACAGACAGGGCGCTGTTTGAAGTGGGCTTACAGAATGGAGAAATAAAAACTATCCGCCAAGTCACTGATAAAGATGCTGTGAAACAAAGACTGACTGTTATAGTGGAGGACAACGGACAGCCCTCTCGTTCAGCTACAGTCATTGTTAACGTGGCGGTGGCGGACAGCTTCCCTGAAGTGCTCTCGGAGTTCACTGACTTTGCACACGACAAGGAGTACAATGACAACCTGACTTTTTACTTGGTCTTGGCTTTGGCTGTGGtttcctttctcttcatcacgtgTTTAGTGGTGATCATATCAGTGAAAATCTACAGATGGAGACAGTCTCGTATCCTGTATCATTCCAGTCTCCCGGTGATCCCATATTATCCACCACGGTACTCAGACACTTTGGGGACAGGGACTCTCCAGCACGTGTACAATTACGAGGTGTGCAGGACCACTGACTCCAGGAAGAGTGACTGTAAGGTCGGCAACGCTGGTAGTCAGAACGTTCTGATAATGGACCCCAGTTCTACAGGGACCATGCAGCGAATACAGAGTGAAAAGAGCATCCTGGATGAACCAGATTCTCCACTTGAGGTTAGAAGTGATACTAAATTTTAA
- the LOC115552206 gene encoding protocadherin beta-16-like, whose protein sequence is MAQQVLFLVSVISVCSVLGQISYTIPEEMAKGSLVGNIARDLGLDVKRLASGKARVYSGDSTVYIELNKERGVLLIKDKIDREALCRQTTPCSLHFQIILEDPMEFYSVSIEITDINDNAPTFEKAEMKFKISESAGVGSKFFLERAMDLDVGNNDLQNYILKPSDNFALKMHNQADGSKNVEMVLQKALDRETQEHMSLVLTAVDGGQPQMSGTMQILITVLDVNDNAPVFTQSIYKATVIENSPKGTVVTTVSASDADHGLNGKVIYSITNTMDDVRRVFEVNEESGEVSLVGNIDFEIAQTFQVNLLASDEGGLTDTCKLIVDLTDMNDNTPVINIMSKSNIISENAKSNTVVTMINIQDQDSGDNGKVKCAINQNMPFILKATSNNFFSLVTDNDLDRERESAYNISVTCSDQGVPSLTSSVTVNLQISDVNDNVPAFEKPSYEAYLIENNTPGISIFMVKARDADWNQNAHVSYILEDSSLNGVPVSSYVSVSADSGVIHAVRSFDYEQIKDFQFRVKAQDGGSPPLSSNVSVKILIQDQNDNAPQVLYPVQTGGSLLAEMVPRSADVGYLVTKVVAVDVDSGQNAWLSYKLQKATDRALFEVGLQNGEIRTIRQVTDKDAVKQRLTVIVEDNGQPSRSATVIVNVAVADSFPEVLSEFTDFTHDKEYNDNLTFYLVLALAVVSFLFITCLVVIISVKIYRWRQSRILYHSSLPVIPYYPPRYSDTLGTGTLQHVYNYEVCRTTDSRKSDCKFGNAGSQNVLIMDPSSTGTMQRIQSEKSILDEPDSPLEVRN, encoded by the coding sequence ATGGCGCAGCAAGTACTGTTCCTCGTCTCGGTCATCTCCGTTTGTTCGGTGCTCGGGCAGATCAGCTACACCATTCCTGAGGAAATGGCGAAAGGATCTTTAGTGGGAAATATAGCACGGGATTTAGGTTTAGATGTCAAACGACTCGCATCAGGTAAAGCTCGTGTTTATTCCGGTGATAGCACAGTTTACATCGAACTAAATAAAGAACGGGGAGTCCTCCTTATCAAAGACAAAATAGACAGAGAGGCGCTGTGCAGACAGACGACGCCTTGTTCTTTACATTTCCAAATAATACTAGAAGACCCAATGGAATTTTACTCCGTATCTATCGAGATCACAGACATTAACGATAATGCCCCAACCTTTGAGAAAGCCGAAATGAAATTCAAAATTAGTGAATCTGCAGGGGTTGGATCAAAATTCTTTTTAGAAAGAGCTATGGATTTAGACGTTGGCAACAACGATCTGCAGAATTACATCCTAAAGCCTTCGGATAACTTTGCTCTAAAAATGCATAACCAAGCAGATGGATCGAAAAATGTCGAGATGGTTTTGCAGAAAGCTCTCGATAGGGAAACACAGGAGCATATGTCTCTCGTTTTAACGGCTGTGGACGGTGGACAGCCACAAATGTCCGGAACAATGCAGATTCTCATCACTGTGCTAGATGTAAATGATAATGCTCCTGTCTTTACGCAGTCGATATATAAAGCTACCGTGATTGAGAATTCTCCAAAAGGCACCGTAGTGACCACAGTCAGTGCTTCTGATGCAGATCATGGTTTAAATGGAAAGGTAATATATTCAATCACGAACACAATGGATGATGTAAGACGTGTGTTTGAAGTGAATGAAGAAAGTGGCGAGGTTAGTTTGGTGGGAAATATTGACTTTGAGATTGCACAAACCTTTCAAGTTAATTTACTTGCAAGTGATGAGGGGGGACTAACTGACACTTGTAAATTAATAGTTGATTTAACTGATATGAATGACAATACACCAGTTATTAATATAATGTCTAAATCCAACATTATATCAGAAAATGCCAAATCTAACACTGTTGTGACAATGATTAACATTCAGGATCAAGATTCGGGTGACAATGGAAAGGTCAAATGTGCCATTAATCAAAACATGCCATTCATTTTGAAGGCAACATCAAATAATTTCTTCAGTTTAGTAACTGACAATGATttagaccgagagagagaatctGCGTATAATATCAGTGTGACGTGTTCTGATCAGGGAGTACCTTCCCTCACCAGCAGCGTTACTGTCAATCTACAGATCTCAGATGTAAACGATAACGTCCCTGCTTTTGAAAAACCTTCTTATGAGGCATATCTTATAGAGAACAATACACCAGGTATCTCTATATTCATGGTAAAAGCTAGAGATGCTGACTGGAACCAGAACGCACACGTGTCTTACATACTGGAGGATTCCTCTTTAAACGGCGTGCCCGTCTCCTCTTATGTGTCTGTTAGTGCAGACAGTGGAGTTATACATGCAGTCCGCTCTTTTGACTACGAGCAGATTAAAGACTTTCAGTTCCGTGTTAAAGCTCAAGATGgaggctctcctcccctcagtaGTAATGTGAGTGTGAAAATACTGATCCAGGACCAGAACGACAACGCCCCTCAGGTTCTGTATCCAGTCCAGACTGGTGGTTCTCTGTTGGCTGAAATGGTGCCTCGTTCAGCAGATGTGGGCTACTTGGTCACTAAAGTGGTGGCTGTTGATGTGGACTCTGGACAGAATGCCTGGCTCTCCTATAAACTACAGAAAGCCACAGACAGGGCGCTGTTTGAAGTGGGCTTACAGAATGGAGAAATAAGAACTATCCGCCAAGTCACTGATAAAGATGCTGTGAAACAAAGACTGACTGTTATAGTGGAGGACAACGGACAGCCCTCTCGTTCAGCTACAGTCATTGTTAACGTGGCGGTGGCGGACAGCTTCCCTGAAGTGCTCTCGGAGTTCACTGACTTTACACACGACAAGGAGTACAATGACAACCTGACTTTTTACTTGGTCTTGGCTTTGGCTGTGGtttcctttctcttcatcacgtgTTTAGTGGTGATCATATCAGTGAAAATCTACAGATGGAGACAGTCTCGTATCCTGTATCATTCCAGTCTCCCGGTGATTCCATATTATCCACCACGGTACTCAGACACTTTGGGGACAGGGACTCTCCAGCACGTGTACAATTACGAGGTGTGCAGGACCACTGACTCCAGAAAGAGTGACTGTAAGTTCGGCAACGCTGGTAGTCAGAACGTTCTGATAATGGACCCCAGTTCTACAGGGACCATGCAGCGAATACAGAGTGAAAAGAGCATCTTGGATGAACCAGACTCTCCACTTGAGGTTAGAAATTAA
- the LOC115552170 gene encoding protocadherin gamma-A11-like, with protein MHFGTFTIWNIILVQMDLKEQEVKTMQGQVGLLFFIALLSFGTADGQVSYSIPEEMKVGSLVGNVAQDIGLELKRLVYGKARIHSTGGVAYIELNKERGALVIRDRIDREALCGETTPCALHFQLILENPMELFRIAVEIVDINDNAPSFASNEKHFEISESAVVGSKFVLDEAIDADIGLNGLQSYSITPTDNFVLKLEKQIDGSQNVEMILQKPLDRENIEQISLLLSAFDGGDPQLSGTMQIYVTVLDVNDNSPHFTKPVYKATLTENSPKGTSVMTVSASDRDKDSNGEISYAITNSRRRLSDLFHIDKTSGEVTLVGNIDYEKNKHYQVDIQAIDKGGLSDSSKIIVDVIDVNDNRPLINVLSKSENIIEDSPPDTVIAMLSVSDPDSAENGEVECSMISSIPFKIQSTLNGFYSLVTDVALDREVASYYNVSVTCSDKGVPSLSSIISLALQITDVNDNQPLFEKTSYEANVVENNPPGTSVLMIKAIDADWNQNARVSYILEDSSINGVPVSSYVSVSADSGVIHAVRSFDFEQIKDFHIHVKAQDGGSPPLSSNVSVKILIQDQNDNAPQVLYPVQTGGSLVAEMVPRSSDVGYLVTKVVAVDVDSGQNAWLSYKLQKVTDRALFEVGLQNGEIRTIRQVTDKDAVKQRLTVIVEDNGQPSRSATVIVNVAVADSFPEVLSEFTDFTHDKEYNDNLTFYLVLALAVVSFLFITCLVVIISVKIYRWRQSRILYHSSLPVIPYYPPRYSDTLGTGTLQHVYNYEVCRTTDSRKSDCKVGNAGSQNVLIMDPSSTGTMQRIHSEKNILDEPDSPLEVRNH; from the coding sequence ATGCACTTTGGGACCTTTACCATTTGGAACATAATTTTGGTTCAAATGGATCTGAAAGAACAGGAGGTTAAAACAATGCAGGGGCAAGTGGGCCTACTCTTCTTCATCGCGTTGCTTTCATTCGGTACTGCGGACGGGCAAGTCAGTTACTCTATTCCTGAGGAAATGAAAGTAGGCTCTCTGGTTGGAAATGTAGCTCAAGATATAGGGTTGGAATTAAAAAGGCTGGTATATGGGAAAGCACGCATTCATTCGACGGGCGGCGTAGCGTACATTGAGCTGAATAAAGAAAGAGGAGCGCTCGTCATCAGAGACAGAATAGACCGAGAGGCGCTCTGTGGCGAGACGACGCCGTGCGCATTACATTTTCAACTGATATTAGAGAATCCGATGGAGTTGTTTCGTATAGCTGTGGAAATCGTAGACATTAACGACAACGCTCCCAGCTTTGCATCAAACGAGAAACATTTTGAAATCAGTGAGTCTGCAGTCGTGGGATCTAAATTTGTTTTGGATGAAGCCATTGATGCGGACATTGGTTTGAATGGCCTTCAAAGTTACTCGATTACACCGACCGATAATTTTGTATTAAAATTAGAAAAACAAATCGATGGAAGTCAAAATGTAGAAATGATTTTACAGAAGCCACTAGATCGGGAGAATATCGAGCAGATATCGCTGCTGTTGTCTGCCTTCGACGGAGGAGATCCACAACTGTCAGGGACAATGCAGATATATGTCACTGTGTTGGATGTGAATGATAATTCTCCACATTTCACTAAGCCGGTGTACAAGGCGACCTTAACGGAGAATTCACCGAAAGGAACAAGTGTAATGACAGTTAGCGCAtctgacagagacaaagactCAAACGGAGAAATATCATATGCAATAACCAATAGCAGGCGTCGCCTTTCAGACTTATTTCATATTGATAAAACGAGCGGAGAGGTAACTCTAGTCGGTAATATAGACTACGAAAAGAATAAACACTATCAGGTAGATATACAAGCAATAGACAAAGGCGGTCTGTCCGATTCCAGCAAGATCATAGTTGACGTCATCGACGTGAACGACAACAGACCTCTGATAAACGTTCTCTCTAAATCCGAAAATATAATAGAGGACTCTCCTCCAGACACGGTGATCGCCATGCTTAGCGTCAGTGATCCGGATTCTGCAGAGAATGGTGAGGTTGAGTGCAGTATGATCAGTAGCATCCCGTTTAAAATACAGTCTACATTAAATGGATTTTATAGTCTAGTTACGGACGTTGCGTTGGACCGGGAGGTCGCCTCTTATTATAATGTGAGTGTGACGTGTTCGGATAAGGGCGTGCCCTCGCTCTCCAGCATTATCTCTCTCGCACTTCAGATTACGGACGTGAATGATAACCAGCCCCTGTTTGAGAAGACCTCATATGAGGCAAATGTTGTAGAAAACAACCCGCCGGGTACTTCAGTATTGATGATTAAAGCCATTGATGCGGACTGGAACCAAAATGCCCGCGTGTCTTACATACTGGAAGACTCCTCTATTAACGGCGTACCCGTCTCCTCTTATGTGTCTGTTAGTGCTGACAGTGGAGTTATACATGCAGTCCGCTCTTTTGACTTTGAGCAGATTAAAGACTTTCACATTCATGTTAAAGCTCAAGATGgaggctctcctcccctcagtaGTAATGTGAGTGTGAAAATACTGATCCAGGACCAGAACGACAACGCCCCTCAGGTTCTGTATCCAGTCCAGACTGGTGGTTCTCTGGTGGCTGAAATGGTGCCTCGTTCATCAGATGTGGGCTATCTGGTCACTAAAGTGGTGGCTGTTGATGTGGACTCTGGACAGAATGCTTGGCTCTCCTATAAACTACAGAAAGTCACAGACAGGGCGCTGTTTGAAGTGGGCTTACAGAATGGAGAAATAAGAACTATCCGCCAAGTCACTGATAAAGATGCTGTGAAACAAAGACTGACTGTTATAGTAGAGGACAACGGACAGCCCTCTCGTTCAGCTACAGTCATTGTTAACGTGGCGGTGGCGGACAGCTTCCCTGAAGTGCTCTCGGAGTTCACTGACTTTACACACGACAAGGAGTACAATGACAACCTGACTTTTTACTTGGTCTTGGCTTTGGCTGTAGtttcctttctcttcatcacgtgTTTAGTGGTGATCATATCAGTGAAAATCTACAGATGGAGACAGTCTCGTATCCTGTATCACTCCAGTCTCCCGGTGATCCCATATTATCCACCACGGTACTCAGACACTTTGGGGACAGGGACTCTCCAGCACGTATACAATTACGAGGTGTGCAGGACCACTGACTCCAGGAAGAGTGACTGTAAGGTCGGCAACGCTGGTAGTCAGAACGTTCTGATAATGGACCCCAGTTCTACAGGGACCATGCAGAGAATACACAGTGAAAAGAACATCCTGGATGAACCAGACTCTCCACTGGAGGTTAGAAATCACTGA